From a region of the Citricoccus muralis genome:
- a CDS encoding MFS transporter, translating to MQVDEASTSPTTVPVAGGSSRLPLVVYILALGTFLMLTTEFVVAGILPQMAGDLGVSVAQAGLLITVFAAGMVVGAPLMAMATLRMPRRLSLVLALVVFAIGHVVVALASTFEVLLVARFLTALATGAFWAIAGVVAAQAAGPTRASRALGIVNAGGMLATVLGVPLGAFAAQLLGWRGTFWALAVLALAASVLIVRHVPRAGTHDRPVSIRTELSALRSGRLWLALAACAATTGGVLAAYSYVAPLLTDQAGIPVGLVPLVLAGFGIGSLIGSIVGGRLGDAHPHLVTIVAPAATTVLLVAICFLASAPVPLAILIAILGLFGLGVNPVLISLALRYADHAPTLGSSLSVAAFNVGTVVASWIGGIALGSGLGPIGPVAVGAVIAALALVPTTALAVMARRCTAPAPETDPTTTAAAPATPVG from the coding sequence ATGCAGGTCGACGAAGCTTCGACTTCCCCTACCACCGTGCCGGTTGCCGGTGGATCATCCCGGTTGCCCCTGGTGGTCTACATCCTGGCGCTGGGCACGTTCCTGATGCTCACCACCGAGTTCGTCGTGGCCGGCATCCTGCCCCAGATGGCCGGCGACCTGGGTGTCAGCGTGGCCCAGGCCGGGTTGCTGATCACCGTGTTCGCAGCAGGGATGGTCGTAGGCGCGCCCCTGATGGCGATGGCCACCCTGCGCATGCCCCGGCGGTTGAGCCTGGTGTTGGCGCTGGTCGTCTTCGCGATCGGGCACGTCGTCGTCGCCCTGGCCTCCACCTTCGAGGTGCTGCTCGTGGCACGGTTCCTCACCGCGCTGGCCACCGGTGCATTCTGGGCCATCGCCGGGGTGGTCGCCGCCCAGGCCGCCGGCCCCACACGGGCCTCCCGCGCCTTGGGCATCGTCAACGCCGGTGGCATGCTCGCCACCGTCCTGGGCGTGCCGCTGGGTGCCTTCGCCGCCCAGCTGCTCGGCTGGCGCGGAACCTTCTGGGCGCTGGCCGTTCTGGCCCTGGCCGCCAGCGTCCTGATCGTCCGTCACGTCCCGCGCGCCGGGACCCACGACCGGCCGGTGTCGATCCGGACCGAACTGTCCGCCCTGCGCTCCGGCCGGCTTTGGCTGGCCCTGGCCGCCTGCGCCGCTACCACTGGCGGCGTCCTCGCCGCCTATTCCTACGTCGCCCCGCTGCTGACCGACCAGGCGGGTATCCCGGTAGGCCTCGTCCCGCTGGTCCTGGCCGGGTTCGGCATCGGATCGCTCATCGGCTCGATCGTGGGCGGACGGCTCGGCGATGCCCACCCGCACCTGGTCACCATCGTCGCGCCCGCGGCGACCACCGTCCTGCTGGTCGCCATCTGCTTCCTGGCCAGCGCGCCGGTCCCCCTGGCCATCCTCATCGCCATCCTCGGACTCTTCGGACTGGGCGTGAACCCGGTGCTGATCTCGTTGGCCCTGCGCTACGCTGACCACGCGCCAACACTGGGGTCTTCCCTCAGTGTGGCCGCGTTCAACGTCGGCACCGTGGTGGCCTCCTGGATCGGCGGCATCGCCCTGGGCTCCGGCCTTGGACCCATCGGTCCCGTCGCCGTCGGAGCCGTCATCGCCGCCTTGGCACTGGTCCCGACCACCGCCTTGGCCGTGATGGCCCGCCGCTGCACCGCCCCGGCACCGGAAACCGACCCGACGACCACCGCGGCCGCCCCAGCCACCCCTGTCGGATAG
- a CDS encoding nucleotidyltransferase domain-containing protein: MARAEADAHIVGAALVGSSARGTEDDWSDIDLALQLAPGADEPTVVEDWSRAIDDLGATADTLDIVAAGARFRVFFLRSSLQIDLAFWPHDKFRATEPGFRILFGTPNDPTEPAPVDVARTIGMGWLYAIHARSAVARGKVWQADMMINDLRTTVATLKCIRTGLNPHHGREVDLLPAADLAQLEAARATSVIPEALDRSRVLLTRQFLDEIALHDRNRFERLREPFAELGRAVH; the protein is encoded by the coding sequence GTGGCTCGCGCTGAGGCGGACGCGCACATCGTCGGAGCGGCCCTGGTGGGATCGTCCGCGCGGGGCACTGAAGACGATTGGTCCGACATAGATCTGGCGCTCCAACTCGCCCCCGGAGCGGACGAGCCGACTGTTGTAGAGGACTGGTCGCGCGCAATCGATGACCTGGGTGCCACTGCCGATACTCTGGACATTGTCGCGGCCGGGGCTCGTTTCCGCGTCTTCTTCCTGAGGTCATCGCTTCAGATCGATCTGGCGTTCTGGCCGCACGATAAGTTCCGGGCGACCGAGCCGGGGTTTCGCATCCTGTTCGGGACACCGAACGATCCGACCGAGCCTGCGCCCGTGGATGTGGCCAGGACGATTGGCATGGGCTGGCTCTACGCGATCCACGCGCGCTCCGCGGTAGCCCGGGGCAAAGTGTGGCAGGCCGACATGATGATCAACGACCTCCGCACTACCGTTGCCACCCTCAAATGCATCCGGACCGGGCTCAATCCCCATCATGGCCGCGAGGTCGACCTCCTTCCCGCGGCGGACCTTGCCCAGCTGGAAGCCGCTCGCGCGACAAGCGTCATCCCGGAGGCGTTGGACCGGAGTCGGGTGCTCCTGACTCGCCAGTTCCTGGATGAAATCGCATTGCACGACCGCAACCGTTTCGAGCGATTGCGGGAACCGTTCGCCGAACTCGGTCGCGCCGTTCACTGA
- a CDS encoding SAM-dependent methyltransferase — protein MNRSEISDLAHTRHPIASPLSNETVDRLLALAVTGQRSVLDLGCGDGTWLLRALRREPTLTAVGVDVSGAGFDRVLEQANREGLGERLQLVHADVREWRTTEKFDVVLSIGAAYAFGGLLPTLAAADEHLHPDGQLLLGDCIWEQAPSEQTLALLGAATDDYCDLSTTVQAVDSAGWVPVEGHVSTLQEWDSYEWSWTGSLARWALDHPDHPDSQQVMTASVEHRRAWLGGYRGTLGFLTMLLRRSTLNAAPLR, from the coding sequence GTGAATCGATCCGAAATCAGCGACCTTGCTCACACCCGGCATCCGATCGCGTCACCCCTGAGCAACGAGACGGTCGACCGGCTCCTGGCACTCGCTGTCACCGGCCAACGCTCAGTGCTGGACCTCGGTTGCGGTGACGGCACCTGGTTGCTGCGGGCGCTGAGGCGCGAGCCCACGCTGACTGCTGTTGGGGTCGACGTGTCCGGAGCCGGCTTCGACCGAGTTCTGGAGCAGGCCAACCGGGAAGGACTCGGGGAGCGATTGCAGCTGGTTCACGCGGACGTGCGGGAGTGGAGGACTACCGAGAAGTTCGACGTAGTCCTCAGCATCGGCGCGGCATATGCGTTCGGTGGGCTGCTGCCCACGCTGGCCGCGGCGGATGAGCACCTTCACCCGGATGGCCAGCTACTTCTCGGTGACTGCATCTGGGAGCAGGCACCCAGCGAGCAGACTCTTGCCCTGCTCGGCGCCGCCACCGATGACTACTGCGACCTGTCCACCACCGTGCAGGCCGTGGACTCGGCCGGGTGGGTTCCAGTCGAAGGACACGTCAGCACCCTGCAGGAGTGGGACTCTTACGAGTGGTCCTGGACCGGGTCACTAGCCCGATGGGCTCTGGACCACCCGGACCACCCGGACAGCCAGCAGGTGATGACAGCGTCGGTGGAGCACCGCCGGGCCTGGCTCGGGGGATACCGGGGCACATTGGGGTTTCTTACGATGCTGCTCAGACGCTCCACCTTGAACGCTGCGCCGTTGAGGTGA
- a CDS encoding heavy metal-responsive transcriptional regulator, which yields MRIGELAAAAGTSTKTLRFYEDQGLLPAPDRTPAGYRDYRPDVLSRLDFIRRGQAAGLTLAQVKQVLDIRDDGQAPCAHVRDLLDERLAEIEYQLRSLTVLRDTLTELREAAIPVRPDTCGPDQVCRYV from the coding sequence ATGAGGATCGGGGAACTCGCCGCCGCGGCGGGCACCAGCACCAAGACGCTGCGGTTCTACGAAGACCAGGGCCTGCTCCCGGCCCCAGACCGGACGCCGGCGGGCTACCGCGACTACCGCCCCGACGTGTTGTCCCGACTGGACTTCATCCGCCGGGGACAGGCCGCCGGGCTCACTCTGGCCCAGGTCAAGCAGGTCCTGGACATCCGCGATGACGGGCAGGCGCCCTGCGCGCACGTGCGTGACCTGCTCGATGAGCGCCTAGCGGAGATCGAGTACCAACTGCGCAGCCTGACCGTCCTGCGCGACACCCTCACCGAGCTACGCGAGGCGGCCATCCCCGTCCGGCCGGACACCTGCGGCCCGGACCAGGTCTGCCGCTACGTCTGA
- a CDS encoding helix-turn-helix transcriptional regulator → MDNRADIKDFLASRRAKLTPNQVGLPTSNRRRVPGLRREEVAVLAGVSTEWYTRLEKGHIGEMSEEVLAAVADALRLDDDERAYLLDLARAAKPAHRRATRRREAPLAPQMQWMLDSVTMSAAYVRNGRLDVIGSNALGRALHAPMFLSPSTAGGRPNFGRYFFLDDGSHDFFIDWEAGAAATVALLRAEAGREPHDKALRELIGELSTMSEEFRTYWASHDIRTRHDGTKRLQHPEIGEIELSYQSVDLPMGRRAWHDLSFYTAEPGTPDEERLRLLASLHAPDPRTAATDQQMPAANRPEYPENGR, encoded by the coding sequence ATGGACAACCGCGCGGACATCAAGGACTTCCTCGCCAGCCGGCGCGCCAAGCTCACCCCGAACCAGGTCGGCCTGCCCACCAGCAACCGCCGCCGTGTGCCGGGCCTGCGCCGCGAGGAAGTCGCCGTGCTGGCAGGGGTCAGCACCGAGTGGTACACGCGCCTGGAGAAGGGCCACATCGGGGAGATGTCCGAGGAGGTCCTCGCCGCCGTTGCTGACGCGCTGCGCCTCGACGACGACGAACGCGCGTACCTGTTGGATCTGGCCCGGGCCGCCAAGCCGGCGCACCGCAGGGCCACCCGCCGCCGCGAGGCGCCGCTGGCCCCGCAGATGCAGTGGATGCTCGACTCGGTCACGATGTCCGCGGCCTATGTGCGCAACGGCAGACTCGACGTGATTGGCTCCAACGCCCTCGGCCGCGCCCTCCACGCACCGATGTTCCTGAGCCCGAGCACCGCAGGTGGCAGACCAAATTTCGGACGCTACTTCTTCCTCGACGACGGATCCCACGATTTCTTCATCGACTGGGAGGCAGGAGCAGCCGCGACGGTCGCGCTGCTGCGGGCCGAAGCCGGGCGCGAGCCCCACGACAAAGCCCTACGCGAACTCATCGGCGAGCTTTCCACCATGAGCGAGGAATTCCGCACCTACTGGGCTTCCCATGACATCCGCACCCGCCACGACGGCACCAAACGCCTCCAACACCCCGAGATCGGAGAGATCGAGCTCTCCTACCAGTCCGTGGACCTGCCGATGGGCCGGCGCGCCTGGCACGACCTCTCCTTCTACACCGCCGAACCCGGTACCCCCGATGAAGAGCGCCTCAGATTGCTGGCCAGCCTGCACGCTCCGGACCCGCGGACAGCCGCAACCGACCAACAGATGCCGGCAGCAAACAGACCCGAATACCCCGAAAACGGCCGGTAA
- a CDS encoding calcium/sodium antiporter: MDLLDVGRIIVGLVLLVLGGEVLVRGASALARRAGVSSLVVGLTVVSAATSAPELSVSIGAVLRDEPGLAVGNVVGSNIANVLLILGLSALVLPLAATQRLVRFDLPLMLSLSAALLLVCLDGVISAVDGLILFGAVVAHTVLTVTIGRRRTQSKAPVMQLAEGSPGIGTSAHAQKLPVASSGKSILLVVFGVALLVTGATLLVEGAVNTATTLGVSSLVVGLTVVAIGTSLPELATSLIAVRRGERDLAIGNVVGSNIFNIGVVLGLPAMISLEGIPVSSAALAFDIPVMLAAAIALLPVAFTGFTVARWEGALFVALYLVYLGYLILAATAHDALEGFTAVMAWFVLPLITVTLIAFTAYEIGLRKGRQGSGTTPPSVLTTSR, from the coding sequence ATGGACCTTCTAGACGTGGGGCGGATCATTGTCGGGTTGGTGCTGCTGGTGCTGGGCGGGGAGGTGCTGGTGCGAGGGGCCTCCGCCTTGGCTCGTCGAGCGGGGGTTTCCTCCCTGGTGGTCGGGCTCACCGTGGTCTCGGCGGCCACGTCGGCGCCCGAGCTTTCGGTGAGTATCGGTGCGGTCCTGCGCGACGAACCCGGACTGGCGGTGGGCAATGTGGTCGGCAGCAACATTGCTAACGTCTTGCTCATTCTCGGCCTCTCCGCTCTAGTTCTGCCGCTGGCCGCGACACAACGGTTGGTGCGCTTTGATCTCCCCCTGATGCTTTCTCTGTCCGCGGCGCTGCTGCTGGTCTGCCTCGACGGGGTGATCAGCGCGGTAGACGGGCTAATCCTGTTCGGTGCCGTGGTCGCTCACACCGTGCTGACCGTCACCATCGGCCGCAGAAGGACACAGTCCAAGGCCCCTGTTATGCAGCTGGCTGAGGGTTCCCCGGGTATCGGCACCTCCGCCCATGCCCAGAAACTGCCTGTGGCCTCGAGCGGAAAGTCGATTCTGCTCGTGGTGTTCGGAGTTGCTCTCCTGGTAACCGGGGCCACGCTCCTCGTCGAGGGCGCGGTGAACACCGCCACCACGCTCGGGGTGAGCAGCCTAGTGGTCGGTTTAACCGTCGTGGCCATCGGCACATCTCTGCCTGAGCTGGCGACTTCCCTCATCGCCGTGCGCCGTGGCGAACGTGACTTGGCGATTGGCAACGTGGTCGGCAGCAACATCTTCAACATCGGAGTCGTGCTCGGGTTGCCAGCCATGATCTCCCTCGAGGGCATTCCCGTATCCAGCGCCGCCCTGGCCTTCGATATCCCGGTAATGTTGGCGGCCGCGATCGCCTTGCTGCCCGTAGCCTTCACCGGCTTCACGGTGGCGCGATGGGAAGGCGCCCTGTTCGTAGCCCTGTATCTGGTTTACCTCGGGTATCTCATCCTGGCTGCCACCGCACACGACGCACTGGAAGGATTTACCGCCGTGATGGCATGGTTTGTCCTCCCCTTGATCACAGTGACGCTGATCGCCTTCACCGCATACGAAATCGGGCTGCGTAAGGGCCGACAAGGCAGCGGCACAACCCCCCCGTCCGTCCTGACCACGAGCCGCTGA
- a CDS encoding aldo/keto reductase encodes MQYRTLGRSGLSVSNLALGTMDFGNDTAEEDSHAIIDAFLEAGGNFIDSSDVYGGGESEAVIGRWFASRSNELTDRVVLATKGRFGTGPDVNDVSLSRRHLDRALTASLRRLQVDTIDLYQLHGWDPITPVDETLSFLDNAVRAGKIHYLGLSNFTGWQLQLVLSTAKAMGVRLPVTLQQQYSLLSREIEWEVVPAALHNGIGLLPWSPLAGGFLTGKYQRDATPSSNTRAGSGNPVYEHASADYASKDRNWDTIDAVKTIAHRIGATPSQVAISWVANQPAVTSPVVGARNLEQLTNNLAGADLTLDAHDTAILNKVSAPNPGDYPYGPFGRLQVARYIDSSAQGLSELFDH; translated from the coding sequence ATGCAGTATCGGACCCTCGGTAGGAGCGGACTCTCCGTCTCCAACCTGGCCCTCGGCACCATGGACTTCGGCAACGACACCGCCGAGGAGGACTCCCACGCCATCATCGACGCGTTCCTTGAGGCTGGCGGCAACTTCATCGACTCCTCCGACGTCTACGGCGGGGGTGAATCCGAAGCCGTCATCGGCCGTTGGTTCGCCAGCCGGTCCAACGAGCTCACCGACAGGGTCGTCCTCGCCACCAAGGGCCGCTTCGGCACCGGACCCGACGTCAACGACGTCAGCCTCTCCCGTCGCCATCTCGATCGCGCCCTCACCGCGTCCCTGCGCCGCCTGCAGGTGGACACGATCGACCTGTACCAGCTGCATGGCTGGGACCCGATAACCCCGGTCGATGAGACACTGTCCTTCCTCGACAACGCCGTGCGCGCCGGGAAGATCCACTACCTCGGCCTGTCGAACTTCACCGGCTGGCAGCTGCAACTCGTGCTCTCCACTGCGAAGGCGATGGGCGTGCGACTGCCGGTGACCCTGCAGCAGCAGTACAGCCTCCTCTCCCGTGAGATCGAGTGGGAAGTGGTCCCCGCCGCCCTCCACAACGGGATCGGGCTGCTGCCCTGGTCGCCGCTGGCTGGAGGGTTCCTCACCGGCAAGTACCAGCGCGACGCCACCCCCTCGTCCAACACGCGCGCCGGATCCGGCAACCCGGTGTACGAGCACGCCTCCGCCGACTATGCATCCAAAGACCGCAACTGGGACACCATCGACGCGGTGAAGACCATCGCCCACCGCATCGGCGCGACACCCAGCCAGGTCGCCATCAGCTGGGTGGCCAACCAGCCCGCGGTCACCTCCCCGGTCGTCGGGGCCCGCAACCTCGAGCAGCTCACCAACAACCTCGCCGGCGCCGATCTCACCCTCGATGCCCACGACACCGCCATCCTGAACAAGGTGAGCGCGCCGAACCCGGGCGACTACCCCTACGGGCCGTTCGGCAGGCTGCAGGTCGCCCGCTACATCGACTCCAGCGCCCAAGGACTCAGCGAGCTCTTCGACCACTAG
- a CDS encoding zinc-binding dehydrogenase has product MRATLMYGPGDVRVEDVPDSTIKRPTDELVRVTAACICGSDLHPYHSMNPADGPARMGHELIGVVEETGPEVITLKKGDLVVAPFAVSDNVCEFCRENLHTSCIHPEAGFWDGGVPDEGGQAEAIRVPLADGTLVKLPVAEDSELMPSLLTLADVFGTGYHAAKMGGVAPGSRVTVIGDGAVGLMAVLSAKRLGAEQIILMGRHADRTGLGREFGATDVVAERGEEGIAKVRDLTGGHGSHVVLEAVGQLPAYQQAYGVVRPGGVISRVGVPQYEQAPIGFGSLFRHNIRLAGGPAPVRAYIDELMPDILDGTIEPGRVFDTATDLDGVPAGYRDMDGRKSLKVLVRP; this is encoded by the coding sequence ATGCGTGCAACGCTCATGTACGGTCCCGGCGACGTCCGCGTCGAGGACGTCCCGGATTCGACCATCAAGCGGCCCACAGACGAGCTGGTGCGGGTCACCGCGGCCTGCATCTGCGGATCCGACCTGCACCCCTACCACTCCATGAACCCGGCCGACGGACCGGCCCGGATGGGCCACGAGCTGATCGGCGTCGTCGAGGAGACCGGCCCCGAGGTGATCACCCTGAAAAAGGGCGACCTGGTCGTGGCCCCCTTCGCGGTCTCGGACAACGTGTGCGAGTTCTGCCGCGAGAACCTGCACACCTCCTGCATCCACCCCGAGGCCGGCTTCTGGGACGGAGGCGTCCCGGACGAGGGCGGCCAGGCCGAGGCCATCCGCGTCCCCCTGGCTGATGGCACCCTGGTGAAACTGCCCGTCGCCGAAGACTCGGAGCTGATGCCCTCCCTGCTGACCCTGGCCGACGTGTTCGGCACCGGCTACCACGCCGCCAAGATGGGCGGCGTGGCCCCGGGCAGCCGGGTCACCGTGATCGGAGACGGTGCGGTCGGGCTCATGGCCGTGCTTTCGGCCAAACGGCTCGGCGCCGAGCAGATCATCCTCATGGGACGCCACGCCGACCGCACCGGCCTCGGCCGTGAGTTCGGTGCCACCGACGTCGTCGCCGAACGCGGTGAGGAAGGCATCGCGAAGGTGCGCGACCTCACCGGTGGCCACGGCTCCCACGTCGTCCTGGAGGCCGTCGGCCAGCTGCCCGCCTACCAGCAGGCCTACGGTGTCGTCAGGCCCGGCGGAGTGATCAGCCGCGTCGGCGTGCCCCAGTACGAACAGGCCCCGATCGGCTTCGGCAGCCTGTTCCGCCACAACATCCGCCTTGCCGGCGGCCCCGCACCCGTCCGCGCCTACATCGACGAGCTGATGCCCGACATCCTCGACGGCACCATCGAACCCGGCAGGGTCTTCGACACCGCCACCGACCTCGATGGGGTCCCCGCCGGCTACCGGGATATGGATGGCCGCAAGAGCCTGAAGGTCCTCGTCCGCCCGTAG
- a CDS encoding DUF4240 domain-containing protein produces MRKSFAAVALIAVIGLGVAGCGEDAESPGADVEDFGYVADASPEAPDGGQGAGTPADSPSVAAMEDERFWQILAQSGASAGGSVEDQTESLTTILAGLPAPEIAAFDVAFSAYQDELYSWDLWGAAYLLMGGCSDDCFTDFRSWVIAQGEDYFEAVQADPQALAEGRLENVGQIGEAELLSYAAMDAYVEATDRDIFMDYPSHPGLETVAEPTGQEWDEDDEEALRDRYPRLSPLPY; encoded by the coding sequence ATGAGGAAGTCGTTTGCGGCCGTCGCCCTGATCGCGGTGATAGGCCTCGGGGTAGCAGGATGCGGCGAGGATGCTGAGAGCCCGGGCGCAGACGTGGAAGATTTCGGCTACGTCGCCGACGCCTCCCCGGAAGCTCCCGACGGCGGGCAGGGTGCGGGGACTCCCGCCGATAGTCCATCGGTCGCAGCGATGGAGGACGAGCGATTCTGGCAGATCCTCGCCCAGTCCGGGGCGTCGGCCGGTGGCAGCGTCGAGGACCAGACCGAGAGCCTGACTACCATCCTCGCGGGTCTTCCGGCACCGGAGATCGCCGCGTTCGACGTGGCGTTCTCGGCCTACCAGGACGAGCTCTACTCCTGGGATCTGTGGGGCGCGGCGTACCTGTTGATGGGCGGATGCTCGGATGACTGCTTCACGGACTTCCGCAGCTGGGTCATTGCCCAGGGCGAGGACTACTTCGAGGCAGTTCAGGCCGACCCACAGGCCTTGGCCGAAGGCCGCCTGGAGAATGTCGGCCAGATCGGAGAGGCGGAGCTCCTGTCCTACGCCGCGATGGATGCCTACGTAGAGGCAACCGACCGAGACATCTTCATGGATTATCCCTCTCATCCGGGACTGGAGACGGTCGCGGAGCCCACGGGGCAGGAGTGGGACGAGGACGACGAGGAGGCCTTGCGCGACCGTTACCCACGGCTCAGCCCACTTCCGTACTAG
- a CDS encoding IS1380 family transposase — MQVSHTPAAVSASFDDPNLLSAAGLVPIMRLAQNAGLSELAQQWLSVPTDKGANAGSKVSSLVAGMVAGADSIDDMAVLRHGAMAKLFHRIYAPSTLGSFLRAFTFGHVRQLDAVASRLLQSLSRQTSLLVSGEDQYTFLDVDDTIIEVHGHAKQGSGYGYSGVRGLNALLATASTPDSAPVILAQRLRRGAVGSPRGAQRLVRDSLATLRRLHQIDGARVLVRADSAFYGHATVTAAISAGADVSVTARMDPVVKKAIAGIDDHAWTPIEYPEAIYDEATDRWISNAEVAEVPFTAFTSRKKNERVPGRLVVRRIPELNQDNKNVAQPGLFDLHRFHTFFTTSTLDTVVADKTHRAHAVIEQVNADLKNSALARLPSGVFTANAAWLVLAAMAFNLTRGAATITGPGLAKATTATTATIRRKIINIPARIASSARRIILHLPRNWPWQDQWQALFEHGHGPPAMAVT; from the coding sequence ATGCAAGTTTCCCACACCCCGGCTGCGGTGTCAGCGTCGTTCGATGACCCGAATCTCTTGTCCGCCGCCGGGCTGGTCCCGATCATGCGACTGGCCCAGAACGCCGGCCTGTCCGAGCTGGCCCAGCAGTGGCTGAGCGTGCCGACGGACAAGGGCGCCAACGCCGGGTCCAAGGTCTCCTCGCTGGTGGCCGGCATGGTCGCCGGGGCAGACTCCATCGATGACATGGCGGTACTGCGCCACGGAGCGATGGCCAAGCTGTTCCACCGGATCTACGCCCCCTCGACGCTGGGCTCGTTCCTGCGGGCCTTCACCTTCGGTCACGTCCGCCAGCTGGACGCGGTCGCCTCCCGCCTGCTGCAGTCCCTGTCCCGTCAGACCTCGCTGCTGGTATCCGGTGAGGACCAGTACACGTTCCTGGACGTCGATGACACGATCATCGAGGTCCACGGTCACGCCAAGCAGGGTTCCGGCTACGGGTACTCCGGGGTGCGCGGGTTGAACGCACTGCTGGCCACCGCCAGCACGCCGGACTCGGCGCCGGTGATCCTCGCCCAGCGGTTGCGCCGCGGCGCCGTCGGCTCCCCGCGCGGGGCCCAGCGGCTGGTCCGCGATTCGCTGGCCACCCTCAGGCGCCTGCATCAGATCGACGGTGCCCGGGTGCTGGTGCGCGCGGACTCCGCTTTCTATGGGCATGCCACCGTGACCGCGGCGATCAGCGCCGGAGCTGACGTGTCGGTCACCGCGAGGATGGACCCGGTGGTGAAGAAGGCCATCGCCGGCATCGACGATCACGCGTGGACGCCGATCGAGTATCCCGAGGCGATCTACGACGAGGCCACCGACCGGTGGATCTCCAACGCCGAGGTCGCGGAAGTGCCCTTCACCGCCTTCACCTCCCGCAAGAAGAACGAACGAGTGCCCGGCCGGTTGGTGGTGCGCCGGATCCCGGAACTGAACCAGGACAACAAGAACGTGGCCCAGCCCGGGCTGTTCGACCTGCACCGGTTCCACACGTTCTTCACCACCAGCACCCTGGATACCGTCGTCGCGGACAAGACCCACCGGGCCCACGCGGTGATCGAGCAGGTCAACGCCGACCTGAAGAACAGCGCCCTGGCGCGCCTGCCCTCCGGGGTCTTCACCGCCAACGCGGCCTGGCTGGTACTGGCCGCGATGGCCTTCAACCTCACCCGGGGCGCCGCCACCATCACCGGCCCCGGCCTAGCCAAGGCCACCACCGCCACCACCGCCACCATCCGCCGCAAGATCATCAACATCCCGGCCAGGATCGCCTCCTCGGCCCGCCGCATCATCCTGCACCTACCGAGGAACTGGCCGTGGCAGGACCAGTGGCAAGCCTTGTTCGAGCACGGGCACGGGCCACCGGCGATGGCCGTGACCTGA